A window from Saccharomyces eubayanus strain FM1318 chromosome XIV, whole genome shotgun sequence encodes these proteins:
- the POP8 gene encoding ribonuclease P, whose product MTWRQWLNSALKRSYGIFGEGVEYSFLHVDNKVAYIRVNYADKDTLASSISTYISTEELIGAPLAVTILQESPNLERLEITDDDRIWLKRAVEEDKXDGACI is encoded by the coding sequence ATGACATGGAGGCAATGGTTGAATAGCGCATTGAAGCGTAGTTATGGCATTTTTGGTGAAGGTGTTGAATACTCGTTCCTGCATGTTGACAATAAGGTAGCCTATATTAGAGTAAACTATGCGGATAAAGATACACTCGCGTCATCCATTAGTACATACATATCTACCGAAGAGCTTATCGGCGCACCTTTGGCAGTGACTATCCTACAAGAGTCACCCAATTTGGAACGGTTAGAAATTACCGACGATGACCGTATATGGTTGAAAAGAGCAGTAGAGGAGGACAAGGWAGACGGTGCATGTATATAG
- the SIW14 gene encoding putative tyrosine protein phosphatase SIW14 produces MDSYQASNDKESEPKGSSKIDDLIENEAEIIRFIKEDGKLLLDNGDGRDIHNIIQEDKLLSVEYNEVLKRFRGQESSLTTTGVVDEDEDDKYDSKEHQEKTLQAMNTLRQIINKEVIPPENFSHVVGEIYRSSFPRLENFSFLHERLKLTSILVLIPEEYPQENLNFLKLTGIKLFQVGMSGNKEPFVNIPSDLLTKALEIVLDPANQPILIHCNRGKHRTGCLIGCIRKLQNWSLTMIFDEYRRFAFPKARALDQQFIEMYDDDEIKRIARGNSWLPLKW; encoded by the coding sequence ATGGATTCATATCAAGCAAGCAATGACAAAGAAAGTGAGCCGAAGGGTAGCAGCAAGATTGACGATCTGATAGAGAATGAAGCGGAGATCATACGGTTTATCAAAGAGGACGGCAAGTTACTGCTAGATAACGGTGATGGTAGAGACATCCATAACATAATTCAGGAAGACAAACTACTCAGTGTAGAATATAATGAGGTATTGAAACGGTTTCGCGGCCAAGAATCGTCACTGACCACAACAGGCGTGGtggacgaagatgaagatgataaatATGACTCTAAAGAACACCAAGAAAAGACTTTACAGGCCATGAACACGTTGAGACAGATCATCAATAAAGAAGTGATTCCGCCCGAAAACTTCAGCCATGTCGTGGGGGAGATATATCGCAGCAGTTTCCCCCGACTAGAAAACTTTTCGTTTCTGCATGAAAGACTAAAGTTGACATCCATCTTGGTGCTCATCCCAGAGGAGTATCCACAGGAgaatttaaattttttgaagttgacGGGCATAAAACTATTCCAAGTGGGAATGAGTGGTAATAAGGAGCCGTTTGTCAACATACCGTCCGACTTGTTAACCAAGGCGCTAGAAATCGTGCTTGATCCGGCAAACCAACCAATACTGATACACTGTAATAGAGGCAAACATAGAACGGGGTGTTTGATCGGATGCATAAGGAAACTGCAAAACTGGTCGTTGACGATGATATTCGATGAGTATAGGCGTTTTGCGTTCCCGAAGGCCAGAGCGCTTGACCAGCAGTTCATTGAGATGtacgatgatgacgaaataaaaagaattgCCAGGGGAAACAGTTGGTTACCTCTAAAATGGTAA
- the HHT2 gene encoding histone H3: MARTKQTARKSTGGKAPRKQLASKAARKSAPSTGGVKKPHRYKPGTVALREIRRFQKSTELLIRKLPFQRLVREIAQDFKTDLRFQSSAIGALQESVEAYLVSLFEDTNLAAIHAKRVTIQKKDIKLARRLRGERS, from the coding sequence ATGGCCAGAACTAAACAAACAGCAAGAAAATCTACTGGTGGTAAAGCCCCAAGAAAGCAATTAGCTTCCAAGGCTGCCAGAAAATCCGCCCCATCTACCGGTGGTGTCAAGAAGCCTCACAGATATAAGCCAGGTACCGTCGCCTTGAGAGAAATCAGAAGATTCCAAAAATCTACCGAACTATTGATTAGAAAGTTGCCTTTCCAAAGACTGGTCAGAGAAATCGCTCAAGATTTCAAGACTGATTTGAGATTCCAATCTTCTGCTATCGGTGCTTTGCAAGAATCCGTCGAAGCCTACTTGGTCTCTTTGTTTGAAGACACTAACTTGGCTGCCATCCACGCCAAGCGTGTTACTATCCAAAAGAAGGATATCAAGTTGGCCAGAAGATTAAGAGGTGAAAGATCATAa
- the HHF2 gene encoding histone H4, giving the protein MSGRGKGGKGLGKGGAKRHRKILRDNIQGITKPAIRRLARRGGVKRISGLIYEEVRAVLKSFLESVIRDSVTYTEHAKRKTVTSLDVVYALKRQGRTLYGFGG; this is encoded by the coding sequence ATGTCCGGTAGAGGTAAAGGTGGTAAAGGTCTAGGTAAAGGTGGTGCTAAGCGTCACAGAAAGATTCTAAGAGATAACATTCAAGGTATCACTAAGCCAGCTATCAGAAGATTGGCTAGAAGAGGTGGTGTCAAGCGTATCTCCGGTTTAATCTACGAAGAAGTCAGAGCTGTCTTGAAGTCCTTCTTGGAATCCGTCATCAGAGACTCTGTTACTTACACTGAACACGCCAAGAGAAAGACTGTTACTTCTCTAGATGTTGTTTACGCTTTGAAGAGACAAGGTAGAACCTTATACGGTTTCGGTGGTTAA
- the KTR5 gene encoding putative mannosyltransferase encodes MLLVRRLRNTLLRCFQCNIMMVCMLVALIITIWIVLVSEPVSTRDYMDNLLSFSKMDLATKRDKPFYSNCVDTQDYLSNPLYAKQNASFVMLTRNEELEDVIKTIKSIEEHFNQWFHYPYVLLNDQPFTEDFKTKVRDVTNDSIVEFGTVDEITWNFPSDVKDTFEFYNAIENQGDRSILYGNMESYHKMCRFYSGLFYKHPLIQKSEWYWRLEPDVEFFCDITYDPFWEMAQNDKKYGFTIVIPELYWTVPNLFRHTKSFVRQNDVTPGSLWKLFTKDYDIFESDDPELRDSINYDFDVKPKVSEKIAIEQLLEKGNESERINADEEGIMNLVNRARSKKHIVEDKFSNEEYNLCHFWSNFEIARLSVFDNEVYNSFFEFLEKSGGFWKERWGDAPVHSIGLSLTLDLDDVHYFRDIGYRHSSIQHCPHNAMGGEEFPYVTSDPRFQRKKNAAYDMGKDFGCGCRCKCPMNKLDIEDSTGFCLNVWVDLIKQEKGREHRAETFNGNQIEANVRKDYLKEFGN; translated from the coding sequence ATGTTGCTAGTACGAAGGTTGAGGAACACGCTACTGCGATGCTTCCAATGCAACATTATGATGGTATGCATGTTAGTTGCCCTCATCATCACCATATGGATAGTACTGGTCTCTGAACCGGTATCTACGAGGGATTATATGGACAATCTTCTTTCGTTTTCCAAGATGGATCTGGCTACAAAAAGGGACAAGCCATTTTATTCGAACTGTGTGGACACCCAGGATTATTTATCGAATCCATTGTATGCCAAACAGAATGCCTCGTTTGTTATGCTGACAAGAAACGAGGAGCTAGAAGACGTTATCAAGACTATCAAAAGTATAGAGGAACATTTCAACCAGTGGTTTCACTATCCATACGTGCTTTTGAATGACCAGCCGTTTACAGAAGACTTCAAAACAAAGGTACGCGATGTGACAAATGATTCTATTGTGGAATTTGGCACTGTCGATGAAATAACATGGAATTTCCCCAGCGACGTGAAGGACACCTTCGAATTTTATAACGCCATTGAAAACCAAGGTGATAGAAGCATACTGTATGGGAACATGGAATCGTACCATAAGATGTGCAGGTTTTATTCAGGACTGTTTTACAAGCACCCGCTGATCCAAAAATCAGAATGGTATTGGAGACTGGAGCCTGATGTGGAATTTTTCTGTGATATTACATATGATCCGTTCTGGGAGATGGCGCAGAACGATAAGAAATATGGATTTACTATCGTAATTCCTGAGTTGTACTGGACAGTGCCGAATTTGTTCAGACACACCAAAAGCTTCGTCAGACAGAATGACGTGACACCCGGGTCATTGTGGAAGTTGTTTACGAAGGACTATGACATTTTTGAATCCGATGATCCCGAGTTGCGTGACTCGATCAATTATGATTTCGACGTCAAACCCAAGGTTTCCGAGAAGATTGCCATCGAACAGTTGCTGGAAAAGGGCAATGAGTCGGAAAGAATAAATGCCGATGAAGAGGGGATAATGAATTTAGTCAACAGGGCTCGCTCCAAGAAGCACATCGTGGAGGACAAGTTTTCGAATGAAGAATACAACCTGTGTCATTTCTGGagtaattttgaaattgcgCGGTTAAGCGTATTTGACAATGAGGTTTACAACAGTTTTTTCGaatttttagaaaaaagTGGCGGATTTTGGAAGGAGAGATGGGGGGACGCCCCCGTGCATTCCATAGGACTATCGCTAACCTTAGACTTGGACGACGTGCATTACTTCAGGGACATCGGATACAGACATTCTTCCATACAGCATTGCCCGCATAATGCGATGGGGGGCGAGGAGTTTCCCTACGTGACGAGCGATCCGAGGTTCCAGCGCAAGAAGAACGCAGCATACGACATGGGTAAGGATTTTGGATGCGGTTGCAGATGTAAGTGCCCCATGAACAAACTCGATATTGAGGACTCCACTGGGTTCTGTCTCAATGTTTGGGTCGACTTGATAAAGCAAGAGAAGGGCCGCGAACACCGCGCCGAGACGTTTAACGGTAACCAGATCGAAGCGAACGTTAGGAAAGACTACTTGAAAGAGTTTGGAAactag
- the CRZ1 gene encoding DNA-binding transcription factor CRZ1: MSFSNSNMASYMTGNKEKDKTINSNNGRDNSGANGANRGTNIRDSSEARLNAFQLSDFDLDVDMKMDFSNPSQDITRNFSSGVAEPFDTNVNALLSPSSGSYSADLNYQSLYKPDLPQQQVQQQQKQTPTLKVEQSGVFQWDDVLTPADRQHRPSLTNQFLSPRSNHDAANRSSGNDSNYSDTESSYHTPYLYPQDMVSSPAMSHLTANNDDFDDLLSVASMNSNYLLPVNSHGYKHISNLDELDDLLSLTYSDTNLLPASNNSDFSNSNNNNIATNAYNSTIENNTSKPAANQKMLLTIPTSSTPSPSTYAAPVTPIISIQEFNEGHFPVKNEDDGTLQLKLPDNDNYSGTNKNNLLRPNDNDYANEALSDIDRSYEDIINGRKLKLKKSRRRSSQTSISNNSFSSRRSSRSRSISPDEKAKSISANREKLLEMADLLPSSQNGDVDQEHLDEDNNTSYNSATISVHNNDDDSNNNLPTHHAEVKPDIVDIKSELDDANNNFGVLLNIDDLDQFEPKVNFKNDDNDENNDNSAFSSKKNDDLERLDNLTNNRKNPANFACDVCGKKFTRPYNLKSHLRTHTNERPFICSICGKAFARQHDRKRHEDLHTGKKRYVCGGKLKDGKPWGCSKKFARSDALGRHFKTESGRRCITPLYEEARQEKSGQDT; encoded by the coding sequence ATGTCTTTCAGTAACAGTAATATGGCATCCTACATGACCGGcaacaaggaaaaggaCAAGACTATAAATAGTAATAACGGCAGGGACAACAGTGGTGCTAACGGTGCCAACAGGGGCACTAATATCAGGGACAGTAGCGAGGCGAGATTGAATGCGTTTCAATTATCAGACTTTGATTTGGACGTGGATATGAAGATGGATTTCTCTAATCCATCGCAGGATATAACAAGGAATTTTTCCTCTGGCGTCGCAGAACCGTTTGATACTAATGTAAACGCTTTATTGTCCCCATCGAGTGGTTCGTATTCCGCGGACTTGAACTATCAAAGTCTATACAAACCGGACCttccacaacaacaagtgcagcagcagcaaaaACAAACGCCTACTTTAAAAGTTGAACAATCCGGCGTATTCCAATGGGACGATGTCTTAACGCCCGCTGACCGTCAACATCGGCCGTCCCTCACCAACCAGTTCCTATCTCCAAGGTCAAACCACGATGCCGCTAACAGAAGTTCAGGTAATGACTCCAATTATAGCGATACTGAATCAAGCTATCATACTCCTTATCTGTATCCACAGGATATGGTTTCTTCACCAGCCATGTCGCATTTGACCGCGAATAATGATGATTTCGATGATCTTTTGAGTGTCGCGTCTATGAATTCAAACTATTTACTACCAGTGAACTCTCATGGCTACAAACATATTTCCAACCTTGACGAGTTGGACGATTTGCTATCTTTAACGTATTCAGATACCAATCTTCTGCCAGCATCGAATAATAGCGATTTCAGTaacagtaataataataatattgcTACTAATGCTTACAATAGTACTATTGAGAATAATACCAGTAAACCTGCCGctaatcaaaaaatgctGTTGACTATACCAACATCTTCCACGCCCTCTCCTTCCACCTACGCTGCCCCAGTTACACCCATCATTTCTATCCAAGAATTTAACGAGGGTCATTTTCCAGTCAAAAACGAAGACGATGGAACTTTACAACTAAAGCTTCCGGACAATGATAATTATAGTGGtaccaacaaaaacaatcTACTTCGTCCGAACGATAATGACTACGCTAACGAAGCTCTTAGTGATATCGACCGTTCTTACGAAGATATTATTAACGGCAGAAAGttgaaactaaaaaaatcaagaagaaggtctTCCCAAACTTCGATTTCCAATAATAGTTTCAGTAGTAGAAGATCTTCAAGATCAAGGAGTATATCGCCTGACGAGAAGGCAAAATCTATCAGTGCAAACAGAGAGAAATTGTTGGAAATGGCTGACCTCTTACCTTCCAGCCAAAATGGTGACGTTGACCAGGAACATCTTGACGAAGATAATAACACTAGCTATAACAGCGCTACCATCAGTGTTCATAATAACGACGACGACAGTAACAACAATTTACCAACCCATCACGCAGAAGTTAAGCCAGATATTGTTGATATTAAAAGTGAGCTGGATGATGCTAATAACAATTTCGGTGTGCTTCTAAACATAGATGACTTGGACCAGTTTGAACCAAAGGTgaattttaaaaatgatgataatgatgaaaataacGATAATAGTGCATTCTCTTCGAAGAAAAACGACGATTTAGAGAGGCTAGACAATTTAACGAATAATAGGAAGAATCCTGCAAATTTTGCTTGTGACGTTTGTGGAAAGAAGTTCACAAGACCGTATAACTTAAAATCCCATTTAAGAACACATACGAACGAAAGGCCATTCATATGTTCTATTTGTGGTAAGGCATTTGCACGCCAACATGATAGAAAGAGACACGAAGATTTACATACAGGTAAAAAAAGGTATGTGTGCGGTGGTAAACTAAAAGATGGTAAACCTTGGGGTTGTAGCAAGAAATTTGCAAGAAGTGATGCCCTCGGTAGGCATTTCAAGACCGAAAGCGGTAGAAGATGTATTACTCCCCTGTACGAGGAAGCTAGACAGGAAAAATCTGGACAAGACACTTAA